Proteins co-encoded in one Paraburkholderia terrae genomic window:
- a CDS encoding peptidoglycan DD-metalloendopeptidase family protein produces MLTTKIRRLVCAAMVAALAACGSAPVGPGYYRVERGDTLYKIARSNRTSVESLTRWNKLSNPDSLEVGQVLRVAPPPGTATASTGSARGSTSGSASASASSASRSAAADTPAAPASSISLIWPATGNVVRGFDGNNSKGIDIANAAGTPVFAAAGGTVVYASNGLRGYGNLLIIKHNADYLTAYAHNRSLLVKEGETVQQGQKIAEMGDSDNDRVMLHFELRYAGRSIDPARSLPPR; encoded by the coding sequence ATGTTGACTACAAAAATCAGACGGCTCGTCTGCGCGGCCATGGTCGCAGCACTGGCCGCATGCGGCTCGGCACCCGTGGGTCCGGGCTACTATCGCGTCGAACGGGGCGACACGCTGTACAAGATCGCGCGCAGCAATCGCACGTCGGTCGAGAGCCTGACGCGCTGGAACAAACTGTCGAACCCCGATTCGCTCGAGGTCGGCCAGGTGTTGCGCGTCGCGCCGCCACCCGGCACGGCGACGGCCAGCACGGGCTCGGCGCGCGGCAGCACCTCAGGCAGCGCGTCGGCGAGCGCCTCGTCTGCGTCGCGCAGTGCCGCCGCGGATACGCCTGCGGCGCCCGCGTCGTCGATCTCGCTAATCTGGCCGGCGACGGGCAACGTGGTGCGCGGCTTCGACGGCAACAATTCAAAGGGCATCGATATCGCCAACGCTGCGGGCACGCCCGTGTTCGCAGCGGCGGGCGGCACCGTCGTCTATGCGAGCAACGGCCTGCGCGGCTACGGCAATCTGCTGATCATCAAGCACAACGCCGACTATCTGACCGCGTACGCGCACAATCGCTCGCTGCTCGTGAAGGAAGGCGAGACAGTGCAGCAGGGCCAGAAGATCGCCGAGATGGGCGACTCCGACAATGACCGCGTGATGCTGCATTTCGAGCTGCGTTACGCCGGCCGTTCGATCGATCCGGCGCGCTCGCTCCCGCCGCGCTGA
- a CDS encoding SixA phosphatase family protein, producing the protein MNLILWRHAEAEDTASTDLARQLTPRGRKQAQASAKWLRARLPDDAVILASPAARTVQTAESLTDQYRVVREIAPDASVDAVLTAAGWPDGIAPTVVIVGHQPTLGHVIARLLADSGASWSVKKSAVWWIESRLRSNGEQATLRAAISPDLI; encoded by the coding sequence ATGAACCTGATCCTCTGGCGTCACGCTGAGGCCGAAGACACCGCTTCGACCGATCTCGCCCGCCAACTGACGCCGCGCGGCCGCAAGCAGGCGCAGGCGTCCGCCAAATGGCTGCGCGCGCGTCTTCCCGACGACGCCGTGATCCTAGCCAGCCCCGCCGCGCGCACCGTGCAGACGGCCGAATCGCTGACGGACCAATATCGCGTCGTCCGCGAGATTGCACCGGACGCGAGCGTCGACGCCGTTCTTACGGCCGCCGGCTGGCCCGACGGCATTGCGCCGACGGTCGTGATCGTAGGCCATCAGCCGACGCTCGGCCATGTCATCGCGCGTCTGCTCGCCGATAGCGGCGCGAGCTGGTCGGTCAAGAAATCGGCGGTATGGTGGATCGAGAGCCGCTTGCGCAGCAACGGCGAACAGGCCACGTTGCGCGCAGCGATCAGCCCCGATCTCATCTGA
- a CDS encoding DUF3309 family protein gives MTLGTILLIVVILLLIGALPSWPYSREWGYRPTGLVGIVLIVVIVLLLMGQL, from the coding sequence ATGACCCTCGGAACCATTCTGCTGATCGTGGTGATCCTGCTTTTGATCGGCGCCCTTCCAAGCTGGCCGTACAGCCGCGAATGGGGCTATCGCCCGACCGGGCTGGTCGGCATTGTGCTGATCGTGGTGATTGTGCTGCTGCTGATGGGTCAGTTATGA
- a CDS encoding GNAT family N-acetyltransferase gives MRELPTPTLPFASILEPRRRLPRSEETVTAQHRLQVSWARTDEELREAQRLRYRVFAEEMGARLSGPAGLDVDAFDAYCDHLIVRDLDTLKVVGTYRVLPPHQAARIGRLYAESEFDVSRLTHLRSKMVEVGRSCVHADYRSGSVIMSLWAGLGSYMQHNGYETMLGCASVAMADGGHYAANLYASLQDDALTTPEYRAFPHTPLPVDELKTGAKVAPPPLIKGYLRLGAKICGAPAWDPDFNTADYLTLFRLSEINARYARHFLGDALPR, from the coding sequence ATGCGAGAACTGCCGACGCCTACCCTGCCCTTCGCATCGATCCTCGAGCCGCGTCGCCGTTTGCCGCGCTCGGAAGAAACGGTAACCGCCCAGCATCGTCTGCAAGTGTCGTGGGCGCGCACCGACGAGGAGCTTCGCGAAGCGCAGCGTCTGCGTTACCGCGTCTTCGCCGAGGAAATGGGCGCGCGCCTGTCCGGCCCTGCCGGCCTCGACGTCGATGCGTTCGACGCTTATTGCGATCACCTGATTGTTCGCGATCTCGACACGCTCAAGGTGGTCGGCACGTATCGCGTGCTGCCGCCGCACCAGGCGGCGCGTATCGGGCGGCTGTATGCCGAGAGTGAGTTCGACGTGTCGCGGCTTACGCACCTGCGCTCGAAGATGGTCGAGGTGGGGCGTTCGTGCGTGCATGCCGACTATCGCAGCGGGTCGGTGATCATGTCGTTGTGGGCCGGTCTTGGCTCGTATATGCAGCACAACGGGTATGAGACCATGCTCGGCTGCGCGAGCGTTGCGATGGCTGATGGCGGCCACTACGCGGCCAACCTGTATGCGTCGCTGCAGGACGATGCGCTGACCACGCCCGAGTACCGCGCGTTTCCACATACGCCGCTGCCCGTCGATGAGCTGAAGACTGGCGCGAAGGTCGCACCGCCGCCGCTTATTAAGGGTTATCTGCGGCTTGGCGCGAAGATTTGCGGCGCGCCGGCGTGGGATCCTGATTTCAACACCGCTGACTATTTGACGTTGTTCAGGCTCTCTGAAATCAATGCGCGGTATGCGCGGCATTTTCTTGGGGATGCGTTGCCGAGGTGA
- a CDS encoding DUF2288 domain-containing protein, whose translation MTSPDTPQSPLYEKLLGETAKIGWTELERFFARGMLLRVARDLDLVSVAEAIANDDTPQVTQWLSAGLVERVQAETAADFAARDPELWAVVVSPWVCVQERG comes from the coding sequence ATGACCTCCCCCGACACCCCACAAAGCCCGCTCTACGAGAAACTGCTCGGTGAAACCGCGAAGATCGGATGGACGGAACTCGAACGCTTCTTTGCGCGCGGCATGCTGCTGCGCGTCGCGCGTGATCTCGATCTGGTGAGCGTCGCCGAAGCGATCGCCAACGACGATACGCCGCAGGTCACGCAATGGCTGTCAGCGGGACTGGTCGAGCGCGTGCAGGCGGAAACGGCTGCCGACTTCGCCGCGCGTGACCCCGAACTATGGGCCGTCGTCGTGTCGCCGTGGGTCTGCGTGCAGGAACGCGGTTGA
- a CDS encoding aldose epimerase: MPQFQQQDIIEIARDGSLLRVAPQAGGRLLSWDIDGQSVIFWPEHADWSQPARVRGGNPLLFPFLGRHFVDGQIGRWKDAQGTVRDLPMHGFARDLPFEATVDEAARSISMTLTDSDATRTGYPFSFRFEAKYTLVDAHTLDVDFITTNTGTAGSEPLPYYAGHHFYFTLPHAERGETVLELPRTVRRHQLPDGAISEGEAGKPDYRLDDPGILDRFHCLDGAPDHLVRMVALGLNRSITIDLQRPNSVPWYAVTTWTETPESDFFCVEPWLGLPDAIHNGLGLRWLEAGDTETASLRIIVGTLP; this comes from the coding sequence ATGCCTCAATTCCAGCAACAGGACATCATCGAGATCGCACGCGACGGCTCCTTGCTGCGCGTCGCGCCGCAGGCGGGCGGCCGCCTGCTGTCGTGGGACATCGACGGTCAGTCGGTGATCTTCTGGCCCGAGCACGCGGACTGGAGCCAGCCCGCGCGCGTGCGCGGCGGCAATCCCCTGCTGTTTCCGTTTCTCGGCCGCCATTTCGTCGACGGCCAGATCGGCCGCTGGAAGGACGCGCAAGGCACCGTGCGCGATCTGCCCATGCACGGCTTCGCGCGCGACCTGCCGTTCGAGGCCACGGTCGACGAAGCTGCACGCTCGATCAGCATGACGCTGACTGACAGCGACGCGACGCGCACCGGCTATCCGTTCAGCTTCCGTTTCGAGGCGAAGTACACGCTCGTCGACGCGCACACGCTCGACGTCGACTTCATCACGACCAATACGGGCACGGCGGGCAGCGAGCCGCTGCCGTACTACGCGGGCCATCATTTCTACTTCACGCTGCCGCACGCGGAACGCGGCGAGACGGTGCTCGAACTGCCGCGCACGGTGCGCCGCCATCAACTGCCGGACGGCGCGATCAGCGAGGGCGAAGCGGGCAAGCCGGACTATCGTCTGGACGATCCGGGGATCCTGGATCGCTTCCACTGCCTCGACGGCGCGCCGGATCACCTCGTGCGGATGGTCGCGCTCGGCCTGAACCGCAGCATCACGATTGATCTGCAGCGACCCAACTCGGTGCCGTGGTACGCCGTCACGACGTGGACCGAAACGCCTGAATCGGACTTCTTCTGCGTCGAGCCGTGGCTGGGTCTGCCCGATGCGATCCACAACGGCCTGGGCCTGCGCTGGCTCGAAGCGGGCGACACCGAAACAGCGTCGCTGCGCATTATCGTCGGCACGCTGCCCTGA
- a CDS encoding class I SAM-dependent methyltransferase translates to MSDPSLTYVGDKRKQKLLSGLDIRNSTGLEIGALCRPFVSRTDGNVIYVDHATTDALKVKYAADPNVVVDKLVDVDAVWGECTLSESISGRTVDYIVASHVIEHVPDLVTWLQELKSVLKDNGQVRLVVPDKRFTFDYLRAESRLSDVLDAFVRRARVPQPHSIIDFALGASEVNCAEAWKKVIPEEQLRRHFTFSDALGLSRDVIANGTYHDVHCWTFTPQSFARIMRELVQHDLINFSCQHFQDTEPDTLEFFVGLKLFDGRDAAVNSWREMESRASDAVPGKPFWKIRRALGL, encoded by the coding sequence ATGAGCGATCCGAGTTTGACGTACGTGGGAGACAAACGAAAACAAAAACTGTTGTCAGGGCTAGATATCAGAAACAGCACGGGCCTCGAAATCGGCGCTTTGTGTCGGCCGTTCGTGAGCCGGACGGACGGCAATGTGATTTATGTGGATCACGCGACGACCGATGCACTTAAAGTCAAATATGCAGCCGACCCAAATGTAGTGGTCGACAAGCTCGTTGACGTCGATGCCGTATGGGGTGAATGCACGCTGTCGGAGTCGATATCAGGTCGAACGGTAGACTACATTGTTGCATCGCACGTAATCGAACACGTTCCAGATCTGGTTACCTGGCTTCAGGAACTGAAATCCGTGTTGAAGGACAACGGACAGGTCCGGCTCGTGGTCCCGGACAAACGATTCACGTTCGATTACCTGCGAGCAGAGTCTCGTCTTTCTGATGTGTTGGACGCATTCGTACGGCGAGCGCGAGTCCCCCAGCCACATTCGATCATTGATTTTGCCTTGGGGGCTTCGGAGGTTAACTGCGCCGAGGCATGGAAGAAGGTCATCCCTGAGGAACAGCTGCGCCGCCATTTTACGTTTTCGGATGCGTTGGGCCTCTCGCGCGACGTAATCGCTAATGGGACATACCACGATGTCCATTGCTGGACTTTTACGCCTCAGTCATTCGCGCGCATCATGCGCGAGCTGGTACAGCATGACCTGATCAATTTTTCGTGCCAACACTTTCAAGATACCGAACCGGATACGCTTGAGTTCTTCGTTGGCCTCAAACTCTTTGATGGTCGAGATGCTGCCGTGAACAGCTGGCGAGAGATGGAATCGCGCGCGAGCGATGCTGTGCCCGGGAAACCGTTCTGGAAGATCAGGCGCGCGCTGGGCTTGTAG
- a CDS encoding MATE family efflux transporter, whose product MNDRADDSVASDPPHVPADAVPTRWHRRVLTLAFPIVLANLTQPILGAVDTAVAGHLDSASYLGGVALGGLFFNFVFWGFGFLRMGTTGLVAQSFGANDQAGLRMNIVRAMLLAFAIGAVILALQVPLIDFAVRAIGGSDDVQRHARAYCHARIWAAPLALGNYVVLGWLLGTQRVRVALATQVFINTANIIAVLLYVYAFDWGVAGIGAATATADALGFVFGAVLLWQMRPRGLPALERAALFDPVALRRMVTINRDIFVRTMCLLGAFGWFAHLGAKQGDATLAANALLLNFQTFMGYGLDGFAHAAEALVGAAIGARNRDAFRQAVKVTLLWSALGALAFSLVYWTAGAWIIERLTDQAVVRAAAEAFLPWTVLSPIVSVWGFLLDGVFIGATRTRDLMTSMVVSLGVFLAASWALAGTHGNHGLWAALMIFMAARGLTLLRLLPRLARDVGSELSASRA is encoded by the coding sequence TTGAACGATCGCGCCGACGATAGCGTCGCGTCAGACCCACCGCACGTGCCCGCCGATGCCGTGCCCACGCGCTGGCATCGGCGCGTGCTGACGCTCGCGTTCCCCATCGTCCTCGCCAACCTGACGCAGCCGATACTCGGCGCCGTCGACACCGCCGTCGCCGGGCATCTCGACAGCGCGTCGTATCTCGGCGGCGTGGCGCTTGGCGGCCTGTTCTTCAACTTCGTGTTCTGGGGCTTCGGCTTTCTGCGCATGGGCACGACAGGGCTCGTCGCGCAGTCGTTCGGCGCGAACGATCAGGCCGGCCTGCGTATGAACATCGTGCGCGCGATGCTGCTCGCGTTTGCGATCGGCGCTGTCATCCTGGCACTGCAGGTTCCGTTGATCGATTTCGCGGTGCGCGCGATCGGCGGCAGCGACGACGTTCAGCGGCACGCGCGCGCCTACTGTCACGCGCGTATCTGGGCCGCGCCGCTCGCGCTCGGCAACTATGTCGTACTGGGCTGGCTACTTGGTACGCAACGCGTGCGCGTCGCGCTTGCCACCCAAGTGTTCATCAACACGGCGAACATCATCGCCGTGCTGCTGTATGTGTATGCGTTCGACTGGGGCGTGGCGGGCATCGGCGCCGCCACGGCTACGGCCGATGCGCTTGGCTTTGTGTTCGGCGCCGTGCTGCTCTGGCAGATGCGTCCGCGCGGGCTGCCCGCGCTCGAGCGCGCCGCGCTGTTCGATCCCGTCGCCCTCAGGCGCATGGTGACCATCAACCGCGACATCTTCGTGCGGACCATGTGCCTGCTAGGCGCGTTCGGCTGGTTCGCGCATCTCGGCGCGAAACAGGGCGACGCGACGCTGGCCGCGAACGCGCTGCTCCTCAACTTCCAGACCTTCATGGGCTATGGGCTCGACGGCTTCGCGCATGCGGCTGAAGCGCTCGTCGGCGCGGCCATCGGCGCGCGCAACCGCGATGCGTTCCGCCAGGCCGTCAAGGTGACGCTGCTGTGGTCGGCGCTCGGCGCGCTGGCGTTCTCGCTCGTCTACTGGACGGCGGGCGCGTGGATCATCGAGCGGCTCACCGATCAGGCCGTGGTGCGGGCAGCGGCGGAAGCCTTTCTGCCGTGGACCGTGCTGTCGCCAATCGTATCCGTGTGGGGCTTTCTGCTCGATGGCGTGTTCATCGGCGCGACGCGCACGCGCGATCTGATGACATCGATGGTCGTGTCGCTCGGCGTGTTTCTGGCGGCTTCGTGGGCGCTCGCCGGCACGCACGGCAATCACGGACTGTGGGCGGCGCTGATGATCTTCATGGCCGCGCGCGGCCTCACGCTGCTTCGCCTGTTACCGCGTCTTGCGCGCGATGTCGGGTCTGAGTTGTCGGCGAGCCGCGCGTAG
- a CDS encoding undecaprenyl-diphosphate phosphatase has translation MSLSFLIFLSVLQGVTELFPVSSLGHTLLVPALFGMHIDKHAPQLLPFLVALHLGTAFALLWYFRTRWIALIGGFFASLSGRRNDDGHMMWALIIGTIPAGLVGLVLEKRLERVFHDLRIVAIALIVNGILLWLGDRLQRARVHRAPEKLTFKQAFLVGLAQIGALIPGFSRSGLTMIAGNGAGLTSEKAAEFSFLLGTPIIFAAGILELPKLFHAPGQLADALLGGVLTAIAAYLSVRFLMRYFEGRGRLASFGVYCVIAGVVFLGWFMTHPQPA, from the coding sequence GTGAGCCTGTCGTTTTTGATCTTTTTGAGCGTGCTGCAGGGCGTCACGGAACTGTTTCCGGTGAGCAGTCTTGGTCACACGCTGCTCGTTCCCGCTCTCTTCGGCATGCATATCGACAAGCATGCACCGCAACTGCTGCCGTTCCTCGTCGCGCTGCATCTGGGCACCGCGTTCGCGCTGCTGTGGTACTTCCGTACGCGCTGGATTGCGCTCATAGGCGGCTTTTTCGCGTCGCTGTCGGGCCGCCGCAATGACGATGGCCATATGATGTGGGCGCTCATCATCGGGACGATTCCGGCCGGTCTGGTGGGTCTCGTGCTCGAAAAGCGCCTCGAACGCGTGTTCCACGATCTGCGTATCGTCGCGATTGCGCTGATCGTCAACGGCATCCTGCTGTGGCTCGGCGACCGGCTGCAGCGCGCGCGCGTGCATCGCGCGCCGGAGAAGCTGACGTTCAAGCAGGCGTTTCTGGTCGGCCTCGCGCAGATCGGCGCGCTGATTCCCGGTTTCTCGCGCAGCGGCCTGACGATGATCGCGGGCAACGGCGCGGGCCTGACCTCCGAGAAGGCCGCCGAATTCTCGTTCCTGCTCGGCACGCCGATCATCTTTGCGGCGGGCATCCTCGAACTGCCGAAGCTCTTCCACGCGCCGGGCCAACTCGCCGATGCGCTGCTGGGCGGCGTGCTGACGGCGATCGCCGCGTACCTGAGCGTGCGTTTCCTGATGCGCTATTTCGAAGGACGAGGCCGTCTTGCGTCGTTCGGCGTGTATTGCGTGATCGCGGGCGTGGTGTTTCTCGGCTGGTTCATGACGCATCCGCAGCCGGCCTGA